In one window of Acidovorax sp. HDW3 DNA:
- a CDS encoding LysR family transcriptional regulator, with the protein MDKLKAFASFVSVATRGSLTAAAKVEGVAPAIMGRRLDALEELLGVKLLVRTTRRISLTHEGSAFLEDCQRLLADIANAEASVSAGGVKATGHLRVTAPAGFGRRHVAPLVPLFRELHPEVTVSLNLSDRVVDLAGEGYDCAVRVGDMPDSSLVSVRMADNRRLCVATPAYLARRGTPRHPSELAQHDCLTLSSEASQTRGWAFRMPAADGTSEVVHLKPGGPLDCSDGQVLHDWCLGGWGIAWRSTWEVEAEIAAGLLVPVLEDFAAPPNGIFVVFPQRKHMPLRVRLWIEFLKRHYGQAAFWRRS; encoded by the coding sequence ATGGACAAACTCAAGGCCTTCGCGTCCTTCGTCTCCGTGGCCACGCGCGGCAGCCTGACGGCGGCGGCCAAGGTCGAGGGCGTGGCGCCCGCCATCATGGGGCGGCGCCTGGACGCGCTCGAAGAGCTGCTGGGCGTCAAGCTGCTGGTGCGCACCACGCGCCGCATCAGCCTCACGCACGAGGGCAGCGCCTTCTTGGAAGACTGCCAGCGTCTGTTGGCCGACATTGCCAACGCCGAGGCCAGCGTCTCCGCCGGCGGCGTCAAGGCCACGGGCCATTTGCGCGTGACGGCGCCGGCGGGCTTTGGCCGGCGCCACGTGGCGCCGCTGGTGCCGCTGTTTCGTGAGCTGCACCCGGAGGTGACGGTCTCGCTCAACCTCTCGGACCGCGTGGTGGACCTGGCCGGCGAGGGCTACGACTGCGCTGTGCGCGTGGGCGACATGCCCGACTCGTCCCTGGTGAGCGTACGCATGGCCGACAACCGCCGCCTGTGCGTCGCCACGCCGGCCTACCTGGCGCGCCGGGGCACGCCGCGCCACCCGAGCGAGCTGGCGCAGCACGACTGCCTGACGCTGTCGAGCGAGGCCTCGCAAACGCGCGGCTGGGCGTTTCGGATGCCGGCAGCCGACGGCACGAGCGAGGTCGTGCACCTCAAGCCCGGCGGCCCGCTCGATTGCTCCGACGGCCAGGTGCTGCACGACTGGTGCCTGGGCGGCTGGGGCATTGCCTGGCGCAGTACCTGGGAGGTGGAGGCCGAGATCGCCGCCGGCCTGCTGGTGCCGGTGCTGGAAGACTTTGCTGCGCCGCCCAACGGCATCTTCGTCGTCTT